The Numida meleagris isolate 19003 breed g44 Domestic line unplaced genomic scaffold, NumMel1.0 unplaced_Scaffold1120, whole genome shotgun sequence genome contains the following window.
GGGGACAGGGGTGGGGACATTGGGCAGGTGGCAGGGGGAAAACGAGTGGGTTCAGGAGGGTGTGCAGGGTCAAGGCTGACTGGTGCCTCCTGTCCTAGTGCCCCAACCCTCCCTGTggctgcaccccagccagggggtgtccctgggggacactgtcaCCCTGTGGTGCCACCTGCCCCAGCCGGCTGCCTGGGTCCGGCTCTGCCAGGATGAACGATCCATCTCCTGCATGTACGAGCGCCAGGTGCAGAATACGACCGAGTTCTCCTTTGTTATCTCAACGTGGATGCATGCAGGGACATACTGGTGCCAGTACCAGGGGTTGGAGCCTTGGGAGACATCAGAGAAGAGTGATCCCAtggagctggtggtgacaggtgagaGTGTTGGGTGCAGTGGTGGCCCCTGTCTATGCCCACAGGGCCATGTCTAACCCTGTCCCTATCCCGAACCCTATCGCTTTCTGCACACAGATTACAACTTACCTGCACCCAGCATTTCCCTGTGCCTGAAGGGATGTGAGGAAATGGGGACCAATGTCACCATCTGTGTGGAGACAAGGACCAATGTCACCATCCAGTGCTGGGGCAAGGATGATGAgtcttccctcctcctgcacaggGACGGGTGCTCAGCCCCTATCCAGCGCCAGGACCCTGATGGTGGGAGTGTGGCCACCTTCACCCTCTTTGGGGTGACCCCAACTGACAGCGGCACCTATAGGTGCTCCTACCACCCCAAGAACTACCCCTTTGTGTCCTCACCCCTTGGCAACAGCGTGGTGCTAAAGGTGACACCCACACCTACACCCCCAGGTAGGTCTGATCCCCCCATTTGGCTTCCCCCCGTGTCACCCATGGGTGGCAGTGTCCATCTCCATGGATGTGGTGCCTGGAGATGTGGACACCCAGACCCCACAGGTGCCATAGCGGGGCCCCGTTGGAACCTGGTGGTGGCTGTGGTGGGAGGTTGCATTGCTGCCATCATGTTTATCCTCGTCCTCTTCTTCCTCGTTGCTGCCCACAGACGATGGATATGGAGAGATGGAAATCCTCAAGGTTAGATGGTGTCAATCCCCTGTAGATGCCCCCATGTGTCCTTCTAGCCCTCCCATGTCCGTCCATTCTCCCCTTCACTTTTTGATGCAGGTGCCACCCCCAGAAGGCCCGAGACCGTGCAGTTCCAGGTCAGTGTCTGGGTCAGGGGACAGCAAATCCCATCCTTCCCCTTGGGCCCCCACCCTCACCTCACCACGGAAACCCAAACCCTCTTCATGGGGACCCAAAAGTACCCACGCCTCGTATGGCTTACCCTAACTTCATGTGCACTGCCCAAATCCAGCCCACACGGGACCACAAATCTGCATCACGGAGAACCCCCAGGCACCANNNNNNNNNNNNNNNNNNNNNNNNNNNNNNNNNNNNNNNNNNNNNNNNNNNNNNNNNNNNNNNNNNNNNNNNNNNNNNNNNNNNNNNNNNNNNNNNNNNNNNNNNNNNNNNNNNNNNNNNNNNNNNNNNNNNNNNNNNNNNNNNNNNNNNNNNNNNNNNNNNNNNNNNNNNNNNNNNNNNNNNNNNNNNNNNNNNNNNNNNNNNNNNNNNNNNNNNNNNNNNNNNNNNNNNNNNNNNNNNNNNNNNNNNNNNNNNNNNNNNNNNNNNNNNNNNNNNNNNNNNNNNNNNNNNNNNNNNNNNNNNNNNNNNNNNNNNNNNNNNNNNNNNNNNNNNNNNNNNNNNNNNNNNNNNNNNNNNNNNNNNNNNNNNNNNNNNNNNNNNNNNNNNNNNNNNNNNNNNNNNNNNNNNNNNNNNNNNNNNNNNNNNNNNNNNNNNNNNNNNNNNNNNNNNNNNNNNNNNNNNNNNNNNNNNNNNNNNNNNNNNNNNNNNNNNNNNNNNNNNNNNNNNNNNNNNN
Protein-coding sequences here:
- the LOC110390456 gene encoding leukocyte immunoglobulin-like receptor subfamily B member 4 (The sequence of the model RefSeq protein was modified relative to this genomic sequence to represent the inferred CDS: added 63 bases not found in genome assembly); the encoded protein is PQPSLWLHPSQGVSLGDTVTLWCHLPQPAAWVRLCQDERSISCMYERQVQNTTEFSFVISTWMHAGTYWCQYQGLEPWETSEKSDPMELVVTDYNLPAPSISLCLKGCEEMGTNVTICVETRTNVTIQCWGKDDESSLLLHRDGCSAPIQRQDPDGGSVATFTLFGVTPTDSGTYRCSYHPKNYPFVSSPLGNSVVLKVTPTPTPPDPTGAIAGPRWNLVVAVVGGCIAAIMFILVLFFLVAAHRRWIWRDGNPQGATPRRPETVQFQVGVWWQRTGHSSVSMGRGGD